In Leptospira ellinghausenii, the following proteins share a genomic window:
- a CDS encoding MBL fold metallo-hydrolase: MKHLSKPKSISILTFIVLVSFTLFFLGYPNENIQWDVSSNPITNQIPKPKGKSNLVFSILKTGEAKTLEGFVIEGGSILKMVTVSHSSFYIQHPKGNFLFDTGLGTNIEEQFTVFPFYLKLLMEYKLIETTKSQLQSNKVDINSIEDVFFSHLHWDHASGLKDFPNANIHSVKEELNNPKIELGYIPSQFEGESVKWKYLNFSNTPYASYAKSIDWYGDGTVVFVPMKGHSEGSVGLFLHTENGETYFLTGDIVWRKEGFVNLKHKPRGARWIVDFDVPTLGEEIVRVHKLLIDNPGLKVIPAHDYDTQLPLGFYPKVIGGNKLLTME, from the coding sequence ATGAAACATCTATCAAAACCAAAGTCGATCTCGATACTCACCTTCATCGTATTAGTTAGTTTTACGTTGTTTTTTTTAGGGTATCCGAATGAAAACATCCAATGGGATGTATCTTCAAATCCAATCACAAATCAAATTCCTAAACCAAAGGGTAAATCCAATTTGGTATTTTCCATCTTAAAAACGGGAGAAGCAAAAACTCTAGAAGGGTTTGTCATTGAAGGTGGATCGATTTTGAAAATGGTCACTGTTTCCCATTCCAGTTTTTACATCCAACACCCAAAGGGAAATTTTCTTTTTGATACTGGCCTTGGAACCAATATCGAAGAACAGTTCACAGTATTTCCTTTTTACTTAAAACTATTAATGGAATACAAACTGATTGAAACAACAAAATCCCAATTACAATCCAATAAAGTTGATATAAATTCGATTGAAGATGTATTTTTTTCACACCTACATTGGGACCATGCCAGTGGGCTTAAGGATTTTCCAAATGCAAACATTCATAGTGTGAAAGAAGAATTAAACAATCCAAAGATTGAACTAGGTTACATTCCTTCACAATTTGAAGGTGAATCGGTAAAATGGAAATATCTAAATTTTTCTAATACACCTTATGCTTCTTATGCGAAAAGTATCGATTGGTATGGAGATGGAACTGTTGTTTTTGTTCCTATGAAAGGACATAGTGAAGGCTCAGTTGGTTTATTTTTACATACTGAAAATGGAGAAACATACTTTTTAACAGGTGATATTGTTTGGCGGAAAGAAGGTTTTGTGAATCTCAAACACAAACCTCGTGGCGCAAGATGGATTGTAGATTTTGATGTGCCGACACTTGGAGAAGAAATTGTCCGTGTCCATAAGCTTCTAATCGATAACCCCGGACTCAAAGTCATCCCTGCCCATGACTATGATACACAACTCCCACTTGGGTTTTATCCAAAAGTAATCGGTGGTAATAAACTTTTGACGATGGAATGA
- a CDS encoding TetR/AcrR family transcriptional regulator, which translates to MGKKGSVTKQRIIEVMAGLLEENGYEATGLSELGKETDTPKGSLYFHFPGGKDELTSLAILHSGEQLNEFFNLVLSKSESPTHAIKQVFSALEDRIVSSQYRKGCPIATTAMESANQSILVANACKEVYALWSKTIESYLVQNGYNSRVAKTLSVSILSLWEGALLLSKIQKSAEPLRLAQKTADLLLKT; encoded by the coding sequence GTGGGCAAAAAAGGAAGTGTTACCAAACAAAGGATCATTGAAGTCATGGCCGGACTTTTGGAAGAAAACGGGTATGAAGCAACAGGCCTTAGCGAATTGGGAAAGGAAACAGATACTCCAAAAGGTTCACTGTACTTTCACTTTCCTGGTGGGAAGGATGAACTGACAAGTCTTGCCATCTTACACTCAGGAGAACAATTAAATGAATTTTTTAATTTAGTACTCTCAAAAAGTGAAAGCCCAACTCATGCCATCAAACAAGTGTTCTCTGCTTTGGAAGATCGGATTGTTTCAAGCCAATACAGAAAAGGATGCCCCATTGCCACGACAGCAATGGAGTCAGCTAACCAATCGATCCTTGTAGCAAATGCTTGTAAGGAAGTGTATGCTTTATGGTCAAAAACAATTGAATCTTATCTGGTACAAAATGGATACAATTCACGAGTTGCAAAAACACTTTCGGTTTCCATCCTCTCGTTATGGGAAGGTGCCCTTCTGTTATCGAAAATCCAAAAGTCTGCCGAACCCCTTCGATTGGCTCAAAAAACCGCAGATCTTTTGCTAAAAACTTAA
- the fliG gene encoding flagellar motor switch protein FliG codes for MINKKPSLTGRQKAAIFLVAVGNEVASEIFKHLREDEIEQITFEIARLDKITPEDKEKVLVEFNELMMAQEFITNGGIDFARGLLEKALGNQKAIDIINRLTSSLQVRPFDFIRRTDPAHLLNFIQGEHPQTIALILSYLDPQKASNILSNLPHQIQAEVAKRIATMDRVSPDVLREVERVLERKLSTLASEDYTSAGGIDSVVEILNLVDRGTEKTIIEALEEEDPELAEEIKKRMFVFEDIVLLDDRAIQKVMREVDNTDLAKALKSVDSEVQDKIFKNMSKRAANLLREDMDFMGPVRLKDVEDAQQKIVNIIRKLEEAGEIVVARAGEDELVV; via the coding sequence ATGATCAATAAGAAGCCATCGCTCACAGGAAGACAAAAGGCCGCCATCTTTTTGGTTGCGGTTGGAAACGAAGTGGCCTCCGAAATCTTCAAACATCTAAGAGAAGACGAGATCGAACAAATCACGTTCGAAATTGCTCGTTTAGATAAAATCACTCCAGAAGACAAAGAGAAGGTACTCGTTGAGTTCAATGAACTCATGATGGCACAAGAGTTTATCACCAATGGTGGTATTGACTTTGCACGGGGACTACTTGAAAAAGCGCTCGGGAACCAAAAAGCCATTGATATCATCAACCGGCTCACTTCGTCCTTACAAGTTAGGCCGTTTGACTTCATTCGTAGAACAGACCCGGCCCACCTTCTCAACTTTATCCAGGGGGAACACCCTCAGACCATCGCCCTTATTTTATCCTATTTGGATCCGCAAAAAGCATCCAATATCCTTTCGAACCTTCCACACCAAATCCAAGCGGAAGTGGCCAAACGGATTGCAACGATGGACCGTGTGTCACCAGACGTACTCCGTGAAGTAGAACGGGTGTTAGAACGTAAACTCTCTACTCTTGCTTCCGAAGATTATACCTCTGCTGGGGGTATTGACTCTGTTGTGGAAATTTTGAACTTAGTAGACCGCGGAACAGAAAAGACCATCATCGAAGCTTTGGAAGAAGAAGATCCCGAACTTGCCGAAGAGATCAAAAAACGGATGTTCGTATTCGAAGATATCGTTTTACTCGACGACCGTGCGATCCAAAAGGTAATGCGCGAAGTTGATAACACGGATTTGGCGAAAGCACTCAAGTCCGTAGATTCCGAAGTACAAGATAAGATCTTTAAAAACATGTCCAAACGTGCTGCCAACTTACTCCGAGAGGATATGGACTTTATGGGTCCAGTCCGATTGAAAGACGTGGAAGACGCTCAGCAAAAAATTGTAAACATCATTCGAAAACTGGAAGAAGCGGGCGAGATCGTTGTGGCTCGTGCGGGAGAAGACGAACTTGTGGTTTAG
- a CDS encoding helix-turn-helix domain-containing protein has translation MEKVNHFRNYRERRNLTRIQLSEKLNIPRSAIELLESEEWIRSKFDYVVLVSKELGLSLIDLIRNEFDYDLEREFFNEEEFEEIVARYANARVTLILSELKLFCRNAKVRLDDFDVTELSFSMGSLHKLITLNQKLERGEISTKDALVEFPPKWGKFSNRSN, from the coding sequence ATGGAAAAAGTAAATCATTTCAGAAATTATAGAGAGAGAAGAAATCTCACACGCATTCAATTATCAGAAAAATTGAATATTCCACGATCAGCCATTGAGTTATTGGAATCAGAAGAGTGGATCCGCTCTAAATTTGATTATGTCGTTTTGGTTTCTAAAGAGCTGGGTCTCTCACTCATTGATCTCATTCGGAATGAATTTGACTACGATTTAGAAAGAGAGTTTTTTAATGAGGAAGAATTTGAAGAAATTGTAGCTCGTTATGCCAATGCAAGAGTCACTTTGATCTTATCAGAACTCAAACTTTTCTGTCGGAATGCCAAAGTACGGTTAGATGATTTTGACGTGACAGAACTTTCCTTTTCGATGGGAAGTTTGCACAAACTCATCACACTCAATCAAAAATTGGAACGTGGTGAAATTAGCACAAAGGATGCACTTGTTGAATTTCCACCGAAGTGGGGAAAGTTTAGCAACCGAAGTAACTAG
- a CDS encoding glycerophosphodiester phosphodiesterase yields the protein MAVSFFSLLVVNCATVEAPNRLRKDIDLQGHRGARGLKPENTWPAFEEAIKYKMVTLELDTVLTKDKRVVIHHDSDTNPVICQNVDGTQIQKKSLYDLTLAELQALDCGSKQNPNFPKQIPVPGTKLLSLEEFFELVLKHEKKSKEVFEFNIETKFPDDGSAPDSLVKDHTEKLIQIIEKYKVVDRSTIQSFDMRTLSVSKLKNPKIKTSALFVPTYFQGFLMTIGLGNGYREAILGLAKEKQADIISPYFLYITPKFVKTSHDKGMMVIPWTVNTEKEMNRLVTCGVDGIISDYPDMLDKVVRKKN from the coding sequence ATGGCCGTGAGTTTTTTTAGTTTGTTGGTTGTGAATTGTGCAACAGTTGAAGCTCCCAATCGTTTGCGTAAAGACATCGACTTACAGGGACACCGTGGTGCACGCGGATTAAAACCGGAAAATACATGGCCTGCGTTTGAAGAAGCAATCAAATATAAAATGGTTACTTTAGAATTAGATACCGTTTTAACAAAAGACAAACGTGTGGTCATCCATCATGATTCTGATACGAATCCTGTTATTTGCCAAAATGTTGATGGAACCCAAATCCAAAAAAAATCATTGTATGATCTTACGCTTGCCGAATTACAAGCATTAGATTGTGGTTCTAAACAAAATCCAAATTTTCCGAAACAAATTCCTGTACCTGGAACAAAACTTTTATCGCTCGAAGAATTTTTTGAATTGGTTTTGAAACATGAAAAGAAATCGAAAGAAGTATTTGAATTTAATATCGAAACCAAATTTCCAGATGATGGATCTGCACCTGATAGTTTAGTCAAAGACCATACTGAAAAACTAATTCAAATTATTGAAAAGTATAAAGTGGTAGATCGTTCGACAATCCAATCATTTGATATGAGAACACTTTCAGTGTCGAAACTAAAGAATCCAAAGATCAAAACAAGTGCATTGTTTGTGCCTACATATTTCCAAGGATTTTTAATGACCATTGGACTTGGGAATGGATATAGAGAGGCAATTCTTGGTTTAGCAAAAGAGAAACAAGCAGATATCATCTCACCATATTTTTTATATATAACACCAAAGTTTGTCAAAACTTCTCATGACAAAGGGATGATGGTGATTCCTTGGACAGTGAATACAGAAAAAGAAATGAATCGTTTGGTAACTTGTGGAGTTGATGGAATTATATCTGATTATCCAGATATGTTAGATAAAGTGGTTCGTAAAAAAAACTAA
- a CDS encoding TRL domain-containing protein has protein sequence MNVKLKSNQFYFVYFLFLSYFSSCANLGQPQGLGPTGLLYASYTLAVSERPLPKQTLKQGKACLKRIGFFYVTGDGSILSAAQEGGILEVFRIEKEATNYLSLYSTLCTVVWGI, from the coding sequence ATGAACGTAAAACTAAAAAGCAATCAATTTTATTTTGTCTATTTTCTCTTCTTATCTTACTTTAGCTCTTGTGCTAATTTAGGCCAACCACAAGGTTTAGGCCCAACAGGGCTTCTATATGCATCATATACCCTTGCTGTTTCGGAAAGACCTCTCCCCAAACAGACATTAAAACAAGGAAAGGCATGCCTAAAACGGATTGGATTCTTTTATGTGACGGGAGATGGGAGTATTTTATCCGCAGCACAAGAAGGAGGAATCCTAGAAGTGTTCCGAATCGAAAAAGAGGCAACAAATTACCTCTCTCTCTATTCTACTTTATGTACTGTTGTTTGGGGGATTTAG
- a CDS encoding TRL-like family protein — translation MVQKKILLSFLLLILLQLFFVSCASPGFGPRGFLFTKTKIGVFGTGEPSKRRVTSCVHSILGLFSFGNASFEFLKSRSKIQTVTETNWTTLVVLGVYANLCVEISGNE, via the coding sequence TTGGTTCAAAAAAAAATATTATTGAGTTTCTTATTGTTGATTCTACTTCAGCTGTTTTTTGTTAGTTGTGCATCACCAGGATTTGGTCCAAGAGGATTTTTATTCACAAAAACAAAAATCGGAGTGTTTGGTACAGGAGAACCTTCCAAAAGACGAGTCACTTCCTGTGTCCATTCCATTCTTGGATTATTTTCATTTGGGAATGCATCATTTGAATTTCTAAAATCTAGGTCCAAAATCCAAACTGTCACAGAAACCAATTGGACAACTCTTGTTGTTCTTGGTGTGTATGCCAATCTATGTGTTGAGATCTCTGGAAACGAATGA
- the pepN gene encoding aminopeptidase N: MKQIFSIFTLGSLLFLINCKFNQPNYHLTLQEAEYRYETIENIKYNLEINLSPKESFTGKVNIEFVGKKIRDLRLDYFQGEIKSIILNGEALTDFEYKKGQVQLPSNRLMIGNNTLSVSFETPYAKTGNGLHKFLDPDDKETYIYSQFEAFHANKMFPCFDQPDLKATFQLQVTAPKNWKVISTTLPTSQNKTENPEEVLHLFPESKKISTYVFSLHAGPYQVWEDKTESIPLRLFVRKSLAKYVEPKDWFTFTKEGFAFFNSYFGIPYPFEKYDQVIVPEFNFGAMENVAAVTFSERFVSRSPMTRSQRENLSDVILHEMAHMWFGDLVTMKWWNGLWLNESFATYMASLAQAKNSEFQETWISFFEKMKQWAYEEDGYSTNHPVEAKVNDTEEAFTQFDGITYGKGASVIKQLVFFIGEESFQKGVQNYLRKYSYSNSTLLDFLKELEFVSGFSMKKWSKDWLETKGTNQIELTTVCADNHLYGKIIQAAPGPENKLRDHKTILGLYFFDKTNKQVSYEQFPVVYSGRSSEAILEVKSCPDYVLFNAEDHDFVIWKWTDVNKQNLEFVLEYDKDPMRKLILWTDYFRQVSLANITFDEFKDSAIRLYQIETDTKIKRWILSKLASDNGYTYLTSRFWFPESKRNTDLDSLQNFLLEELKKVKAGSDEQRYLFLSLIDSTYTEMSQKRLYDILENKLSFSGLKLDQDLRWNIIIKLSSLEKDRNKIQFFLDREKKLDPSSRGVNSSLAAEASEPNPEVKQKWIHVLLNPKTSNLSSSTLRVVSYSLFPEYQKNIQLQFLDQYFDALDKFQHTDDENYLDAFAKSLSPDFCADETLLILKKFTNNHPKLPASVKKTLLKQIDSEKKCIQMKYKHKELMTQ, translated from the coding sequence ATGAAACAAATATTCAGCATTTTTACTCTTGGAAGTTTACTATTTTTAATCAATTGTAAGTTCAACCAACCAAACTATCACCTTACTTTACAAGAGGCTGAATACCGATACGAAACCATTGAAAATATAAAATACAATTTAGAAATCAATCTCTCACCTAAAGAAAGTTTTACGGGAAAAGTAAACATAGAGTTTGTTGGAAAAAAAATCAGAGACTTACGTTTGGATTATTTCCAAGGTGAAATCAAATCCATCATATTGAATGGTGAAGCTCTTACTGATTTTGAATATAAAAAAGGACAAGTCCAACTTCCTTCGAATCGATTGATGATTGGCAACAATACACTTTCTGTTTCCTTTGAAACACCATATGCTAAAACTGGGAATGGACTGCACAAATTCCTAGACCCTGACGATAAAGAAACGTATATCTATTCACAATTTGAAGCATTTCATGCAAACAAAATGTTTCCTTGTTTTGACCAACCAGATCTAAAGGCAACTTTCCAACTCCAAGTGACAGCACCAAAAAATTGGAAAGTGATCTCCACAACTCTTCCCACTTCACAAAACAAAACGGAAAATCCGGAAGAAGTATTACACCTTTTCCCTGAATCGAAAAAAATTTCAACATATGTTTTTTCCTTACACGCAGGTCCTTACCAAGTTTGGGAGGACAAAACTGAATCCATTCCCCTTCGCCTTTTTGTTCGTAAATCTCTCGCGAAATATGTAGAACCAAAAGATTGGTTTACGTTTACAAAAGAAGGATTTGCTTTTTTTAATTCTTACTTCGGAATTCCATATCCATTCGAAAAATACGACCAAGTCATTGTACCTGAATTTAATTTTGGAGCTATGGAAAATGTAGCGGCCGTTACATTTTCAGAACGATTTGTTTCACGTTCACCTATGACACGTTCCCAAAGAGAAAATTTATCAGATGTGATTTTACATGAAATGGCACATATGTGGTTTGGGGATTTGGTCACAATGAAATGGTGGAATGGACTCTGGTTAAACGAAAGTTTTGCAACTTATATGGCAAGTTTAGCCCAAGCTAAAAATTCCGAATTCCAAGAGACATGGATTAGTTTTTTTGAAAAGATGAAACAATGGGCTTATGAAGAAGATGGTTATAGCACAAACCATCCAGTAGAAGCAAAGGTAAATGATACCGAAGAAGCATTTACACAGTTTGATGGCATTACATATGGAAAAGGTGCTTCTGTAATCAAACAATTAGTCTTTTTTATAGGAGAAGAAAGTTTTCAAAAAGGAGTTCAAAACTATTTAAGAAAATACTCCTATTCCAATTCTACCTTACTCGATTTTTTAAAAGAACTCGAATTTGTGAGTGGGTTCTCTATGAAAAAATGGTCCAAAGATTGGTTAGAAACAAAAGGTACAAATCAAATTGAACTCACAACCGTTTGTGCAGATAATCATCTATATGGAAAAATTATCCAAGCAGCTCCAGGCCCTGAGAACAAACTACGTGATCATAAAACAATTTTAGGTCTCTATTTTTTTGATAAGACCAACAAACAAGTTTCATACGAACAATTTCCCGTTGTTTATTCCGGTAGATCGAGTGAAGCCATTCTGGAAGTCAAATCGTGCCCTGATTATGTATTGTTCAATGCAGAAGACCATGACTTTGTGATTTGGAAATGGACAGATGTTAATAAACAAAATTTAGAATTTGTATTGGAGTATGACAAAGACCCAATGCGAAAACTTATCTTATGGACTGACTACTTCAGGCAAGTATCACTTGCAAACATCACATTCGATGAATTCAAAGATAGTGCCATTCGTTTGTACCAAATAGAAACGGATACAAAAATCAAACGATGGATTTTATCCAAGTTAGCGAGTGATAATGGTTATACATATCTAACTAGTCGATTTTGGTTTCCTGAATCCAAACGTAACACGGATTTAGATTCCTTACAAAATTTTCTTTTAGAGGAATTAAAAAAAGTTAAAGCGGGAAGTGATGAACAAAGGTATTTATTTCTGTCACTCATCGATTCAACTTATACCGAAATGAGTCAAAAAAGATTGTATGATATTTTGGAAAATAAACTCAGTTTTTCAGGCTTAAAACTCGATCAAGATTTACGTTGGAATATAATCATCAAACTTAGCTCTCTCGAAAAAGATCGAAACAAAATTCAGTTCTTCCTTGATCGTGAAAAAAAATTAGATCCTTCCAGTCGAGGTGTAAACTCAAGTTTAGCGGCAGAAGCTTCAGAACCGAATCCAGAAGTAAAACAAAAATGGATCCACGTATTATTAAATCCAAAGACAAGTAACCTTTCATCTTCTACACTCAGAGTGGTTTCTTATTCTTTATTCCCTGAATACCAAAAGAACATCCAACTACAATTTTTAGACCAATATTTTGATGCTTTGGATAAGTTCCAACACACAGATGATGAAAACTACTTGGATGCATTTGCAAAAAGTTTATCACCTGATTTTTGCGCTGATGAAACTTTGTTAATTTTAAAAAAATTCACAAACAATCACCCAAAATTGCCAGCTTCAGTTAAAAAAACCTTACTAAAACAAATCGATTCAGAGAAGAAGTGCATTCAAATGAAATACAAACATAAAGAATTAATGACTCAATAA
- a CDS encoding peptidoglycan recognition protein family protein, with translation MCQNLVKISLIFLISTGCSRFFVRTPNFASIQIPNLIPFSEAEGIKKDQWQKLAKPRDQNLISAIILHNSGKRKFSDFFRLSVENQFLFHLYIDSNGTIYGDPMFLTREWTASPGIDTESIHIVYEGTQETLYNQNKQREVLQKTIQYLAESLYIPKSNFDIISKKGIFTHNQAKRRFGGFVDFSPCGSELALNQILKEIGGTFYEEDDWKDRFVTGWVLKKENKDLLKESFHPTNGRGITKAEKIIFSQIEKTDKGFTPEEYRVKYTFRGKIKPSCVVLHYTAIPDYFRSLRTLEARNLTASIMVDNNGKAYQLVDVIEDRAAAATGTNDNCIQIEIVAKDTEELLKQPEQIQKVKDLVLELTSKYKIPLSNERLEDLSGVFSHTQAKKKWGGSIFLNAKDFDPGEEYMELILNSIGGKYFPEPEWKNRSAMDWAILYRNFQP, from the coding sequence TTGTGTCAGAATCTTGTAAAAATATCACTCATTTTCCTTATTTCGACTGGATGTAGTCGTTTTTTTGTAAGGACACCAAACTTTGCATCCATCCAAATTCCTAATTTAATTCCTTTCTCAGAAGCAGAAGGGATCAAAAAAGACCAGTGGCAAAAATTAGCAAAACCAAGAGACCAAAACTTAATTTCAGCAATCATCTTACACAATTCAGGCAAACGAAAGTTCTCTGATTTCTTTCGATTGTCAGTGGAGAATCAATTTTTATTCCATTTGTACATCGATTCCAATGGTACCATCTATGGTGACCCGATGTTTTTAACTCGGGAATGGACCGCCTCACCTGGGATCGATACTGAATCCATCCATATTGTTTATGAAGGAACTCAGGAAACTCTCTATAACCAAAATAAACAAAGGGAAGTGTTACAAAAAACCATCCAATACTTGGCTGAATCTTTGTACATTCCCAAATCCAATTTTGACATCATCTCCAAAAAGGGAATTTTCACTCACAACCAAGCCAAACGTAGGTTTGGTGGCTTTGTGGATTTTTCTCCTTGCGGAAGTGAGTTAGCACTCAATCAAATCCTCAAAGAAATTGGAGGGACCTTTTATGAAGAGGATGATTGGAAGGATCGATTTGTCACAGGCTGGGTTTTAAAAAAAGAAAACAAAGACCTTTTGAAGGAATCATTCCATCCAACCAATGGACGAGGGATCACCAAAGCAGAAAAAATCATATTTTCTCAAATAGAGAAAACAGACAAAGGTTTCACACCTGAAGAGTACCGAGTGAAGTATACCTTCCGTGGGAAAATCAAACCAAGTTGTGTGGTATTACATTATACTGCTATACCAGATTACTTTCGATCTCTTCGAACCTTAGAAGCAAGGAACCTCACTGCTTCCATCATGGTTGATAACAATGGAAAAGCCTACCAACTTGTGGATGTGATTGAAGACCGAGCGGCCGCAGCCACTGGGACAAATGACAATTGTATCCAAATCGAAATTGTCGCAAAAGACACTGAAGAATTACTCAAACAACCAGAACAAATCCAAAAAGTAAAAGACCTTGTGTTAGAACTAACATCTAAGTACAAAATTCCCTTATCCAATGAAAGGTTGGAAGATTTAAGTGGAGTTTTTAGCCATACCCAAGCCAAAAAAAAATGGGGTGGTTCAATCTTCCTCAATGCAAAAGACTTTGATCCAGGGGAAGAATATATGGAACTCATCTTAAATTCGATTGGTGGGAAATACTTTCCAGAACCAGAATGGAAAAATCGAAGTGCCATGGACTGGGCCATTTTATACCGCAATTTTCAACCATAA
- a CDS encoding GMC family oxidoreductase N-terminal domain-containing protein encodes MGISIHNEKIITPKKHAETIKTHQIQNGKWELTADVVIIGSGAGGAVAARELAKNGWKVILIEEGSYFTPAQFSSDEFVSQARLYRDAGFIVTEEQTLSILQGKSIGGSTTVNWQTSLYPPDYVTNEWNERFGWQGYSREEMDPYVSEVHERLGVHEVPDNLINANNNVLRVGGKKIGLTPQVLRNNNRGCIGLGRCGLGCPINAKQSTFLTWIPDAIEAGATVVSNMRAVKIRDGKMKTVVAEFTPDAYEKAPTEIIETMEIKAPVVIVSAGAIEGPALLQRSGIGNGWVGRNLKVHPTSTIFGKFDSEIKMFQGPPQSIVIKDGHNQNGTGYGYWLEAAPYRPTLASSLVPFYGKQQFDVMKDYTKYNAGIVLVRDGADGEANASVKYSLGRRKVYFELTPTDGMNMLKGLKALAEVTVAAGAKELIFPFTRFTEPYKVTGNDNFDWILKESTKPGDLTVGSAHPHGSIQSANDPEKGAVDLNLEIYGHKNIFVMDASVYPTGLSVNPQITTMSIVLRASRNLASQKEERTKI; translated from the coding sequence ATGGGAATCTCAATTCATAACGAAAAAATCATCACTCCAAAAAAACACGCAGAAACAATCAAAACCCACCAAATCCAAAATGGAAAATGGGAACTAACTGCGGATGTTGTCATCATCGGATCTGGAGCTGGCGGAGCGGTTGCCGCAAGAGAACTTGCAAAAAATGGATGGAAAGTAATCCTGATTGAAGAAGGTAGTTATTTCACTCCAGCACAATTTAGTTCTGACGAATTTGTATCACAAGCAAGACTCTACCGAGATGCTGGATTTATTGTAACCGAAGAACAGACGTTATCGATTTTACAAGGTAAGTCTATCGGAGGTTCAACAACAGTAAACTGGCAAACATCTCTCTACCCACCTGATTATGTTACCAATGAATGGAACGAACGATTTGGGTGGCAAGGTTATTCGAGAGAAGAAATGGATCCCTATGTTTCAGAAGTACATGAAAGATTAGGTGTCCACGAAGTACCAGATAACTTGATCAATGCGAACAATAATGTATTACGTGTTGGTGGTAAAAAAATAGGATTAACACCGCAAGTTTTAAGAAATAATAATCGTGGCTGTATTGGTCTTGGAAGGTGTGGACTTGGTTGCCCAATCAATGCAAAACAATCTACATTTCTCACTTGGATCCCTGATGCAATAGAAGCGGGAGCTACCGTTGTTTCCAATATGCGTGCGGTTAAAATTCGAGATGGAAAAATGAAAACAGTCGTTGCCGAATTTACACCCGATGCATATGAAAAAGCACCAACTGAAATCATTGAAACGATGGAAATCAAAGCTCCTGTTGTCATTGTGAGTGCCGGTGCTATTGAAGGACCTGCTCTATTACAAAGGAGTGGAATTGGAAATGGATGGGTAGGAAGGAATTTAAAAGTCCACCCAACCTCCACTATTTTTGGTAAATTTGATTCCGAAATCAAAATGTTCCAAGGCCCACCACAATCCATTGTGATTAAGGATGGACATAACCAAAATGGAACTGGTTACGGTTACTGGTTAGAAGCGGCTCCTTACAGGCCAACCCTTGCTTCTTCTTTGGTTCCTTTTTACGGCAAACAACAGTTTGATGTTATGAAAGATTATACAAAGTACAATGCTGGTATTGTTTTAGTTCGTGATGGTGCGGATGGAGAAGCCAATGCAAGTGTGAAGTACAGTTTAGGAAGAAGAAAAGTTTACTTTGAACTCACTCCAACTGATGGAATGAATATGCTAAAAGGATTAAAGGCATTAGCTGAAGTGACTGTGGCTGCTGGAGCAAAAGAATTGATTTTTCCTTTCACACGTTTTACAGAACCATACAAAGTGACAGGAAACGATAACTTTGATTGGATTCTGAAAGAGAGCACAAAACCAGGTGATTTGACAGTTGGATCAGCACACCCACATGGATCCATTCAGTCTGCTAACGACCCAGAGAAGGGAGCAGTTGATTTAAATTTGGAAATTTATGGTCATAAAAACATATTTGTCATGGATGCCTCAGTTTACCCTACAGGACTTTCGGTGAACCCACAAATAACGACCATGAGTATCGTTCTCAGAGCTTCGCGTAACTTAGCTTCACAAAAAGAAGAAAGAACGAAGATCTAA